GCCACCGGCGGACAGGCGGGCCCACGGGCGAATTGAAAACAAGGACTGTGGAAGGCCAGGGCAGGAAGAGGCAGGGGGCTGGTGCTGAGCTTCAGGGAGCCAATCATCGTCCGCTAAGAACAGCGGGCGGGTCAGCAGCCCTTTTAGGGACTCGGGGGGTCTCTGAAGGGGCCGGTGAGGGGTCTTTCAAGGTTGAGAAGGCGGGGTCATCCAAAGAGGGAGGATTGCGATCCTGAGAACCGGGCGAAGAAAGCCGGCTATGAATTTGGGATCCTCACCTCGGGCCTTGCGCCGAGTCTCCTGATCACCGAGGCTGGGTGGCTTCTCCATGGAGCTCAGGATGGAGCCCAGTAGGTCCGCCATCTTGGGAGTGACTGAGAGGGGGGCGGTGCGTCTTAAAGGGAAGGGCAAAATGCCTTTAAGGCCGGAAACACGTCGGAGGCGGAAAACCACGCACCCGCCCCGCCCCGGCGCGGCTCAGATCCAGGCTTGGCGCGCCCGCAGCCTTCCGCTGGCcggggccccgcccctccccgccgccCGCAGACAGAGGCCGGAGGCTGGCTGGTGCAGCGATGTTTAATGGCAATTCTTAGAAACCAAGCCCATGCACAAGTAGAAAGTGCTCGTGGAGCCGGCAGGAGGCTCCCGCCGCGCCAGGAACCACAAGCCCGGCCGTGCAGCCCTCCCTGCGGCGCCTTAAATAGATTCTTCACTATACTCTGTATGTTACATTATGTACAAGGCCCCTCCCCTCGGGGACGGGGCAGGACTCCGCAGCGCGTTTCTATATACAGCCCCCCTTTGGCCCCGAGATTGGTGGCCGGAGTCGGTCAGTTGACGGGGAAAGACAGGGCCAGAAAGGGAGGAAACAAGACGCAAACATGCGGAGTCGGGGTGGGGGCACGGTCAGCCCTGAAACACGAGGGGCGCGCGCGTAGCGAAGGCAGAGGTGGGACCGAGGCGGATACATTCAGAGACGCGTCGAACAAATAAATAAGGCAAGTCAGGAAGGGGCCGAGGTGGGCACAGGCAGGGAGGGAGCTGTGGAGAAGGGGCAGGCAGGGCTCCGGAGGTCACAGCTGAAGATGCAGGTATGTGGGGCATGGGTCTTCTGGAGCCGGGGACTAAGAGAAGGGAGTGCGACccggagggaagaggaggaggcagggtgggAGAGGGAGTTCAGCACTtcggaggggtgggggggtggagacCCAGGACGGGCTAGCACAGAAGTGACGGGAAAGCTGCCGACAGggggctccccctcccccagagagCCCTCTCCCTGTTAAGACTGCAAGAAGCGGCCCCCAGGGTGATGAGAAAGGCAGTGGAGAGGTCAGGTGGCCAGCCCGGGTTGGGGAAGCCCTTCCAGCTCCTGGTtctgcttcagttccctcatcCTGTGGAGAGACAAGGAATGAGTCAGAGGAGACCGGACGATTAGGGCGGTGGGATGgggaggcggcggcggggccCAGTCCTCCCCACTGAGGGAAAGGGCAACACCTGTGTCGGCAGCGCCGCAGGAATCGCATGATCTTCCGGGCTGCCTGGTCCTGCTTCTTGGTGAGAAAGGAGCCTCTGgtggaaggaagaagagatgagACCGCACAGGACACTCAGGAATCACCTGCCCTCCGCCCCTTAGGGACCTTGGCAGGGCAAGGGTCGGGGAGGAGCAGGATGATGAGTTGGGAGCCCGTGGGCAGTGGCCATGGACACAGTGGGTGTGCACTGAGGGCTGGAGGGTTGGGGCCGTACTTGTTGCGGGCAGGCAGGGTCCCCGGGGGCCGGCGGCGGTAGGAGCGGTAGCGCTGCTGGATGAGGACTGCTGCTCGGCGGCTCTGCTGAAATCGCTTCTGTTCGTAGTAGCTTCGGAACTTGCTCTGGATCAGGATGGCCGCCTGGGTCATCTTCTTATAGAGTGCAAactgcaggggtggggaggaagggcaggggcTGACATGGAGGGACAGAGACCCAGACCCCTAAGGGTCACCCCTCACCCCGTTTCAAGTTGAGTCGATGCAAATCTCTTTCTCTAATCCACACGCTCACGGAAGGAAAGGCTGAATCATCACAGACAGCCTCACACCCAGGTCTCATGCCTAATACCTTAAGTGCAATCCAGGTCAGCTTGTGGAGAGAAAAGGGGAGTTAGGGCTCCTGCAGCATTCTGGATGCTCTGGGATGGGATGAGTGGGTGCCTGTGTGGGTTGGTGGGTATGCTTTCAAGAGAGGACAGCCTCACCTGTTTGTACTTCCGGTAACAGCGCTGGATCACAGCAGCAGCTACCTCCTGCTGTTCCTTCAGCCGCCGGCCCTAAGTGGCAAGAAGGAAGTCTCAGCACCTGGATCGGTTAGGAATTGCCCACCTGACATCTGACCTGCTCTTCCAACGTGCCTGGGGTCCCTTGACCCTTCACCCTACCCCAGATCTCTGGATGATTGCTGTCCCCCCCACAGTCCTGGGAACCCATCACCTCCCCACTCAAGATTGTGTAATTCATCCCCTGAAGCCCCCAAGCCCCCGACCTTGTATTTTCGGAAGGCTGTCTGGATGACTCGGGCTGCCTCGTACAGTTCCCGCTGCTCATGATCCGACAGGGTCAGCAGGGCAAAGTCACTCTCCATCTTGCCACTGGCAGATGCGGAGAGAAACTCTGCCCAGGAAGGTGCTGGAGGGACAGCCAGGCGACCCCGCTCAAATGGCAGCTCGCTGTAGGGCACAGGGATAAAGGATGTCCTGGACATCTGAAGTCCCTCTTCTCCCACCTGGGTGCTGCTCTGAAGGCAGAGCCCCAGTAACAGGGTCTGGAGAGTGACTTCAGAGCTCGCCAGCCAGTGCCAATCCCTTCCTCAAAGGCTCTGGCCATAGTGCAGCTTCTTCCCTCACTCTATCCCTCCCATGTTCCTTTGAAGGATCTGGAGGCTTTGTCCTAAGCTGGTCACCTTGGAGGGGCTGAGCTGGGGAAATGGTCCACATTCTCCAGGTAGCTGGCCAGCCAGGACATGGTCTCACTGAGCCCCACCGCTCCCGTCCTCTCCCGTATTGTGGCTCCAGCCTCAGACAGCCCAACGAAGTCCTCTCGTTTAATCCGCTCTGGTGTGGCTTCAATGATCTGCTTGGCCAGTGAGATCATGTCAACCTGGATGAAGGAGAAGCTGGGTGAACCTTGAGGGGCCCCCCAGCTGTTCTTGCTCTGCCAAGGCCATAGCATAAGTTCACTTCCTATCTTTCTCCTATCAGACCCAGACGATGAGGCCTCATGGATGGCTGCCCCCATTAACCCTGTCTTTCTTGGCCAGTGTTCCAGGTTCATTTACACTCCTTGGGGTCCCACTCAGTACAGCCCTGTGTTGAGACGACATGGAAAACAAAGGCTAGGAAGGACGTACAGCACATGGGGATTCAGAAGCTGGGCGAATGAAGGGCTTGGCCTTCCAGGCTGACTGCCCACAGTCCCACCCAGCCTGGCCCATGCCAGCTCCCACAAACTTGGCCATGTCTGCCACCCCCTCCTCGAACTCGCCAAGAATCAGCTAAGCGCTTGCCAATCACATGACACCTTATTGAATAGCTCCAGCCTTGCCTCTGCTCCAGCCCTGCAGCCTGCAGCACTTTCTGCTGGTCTCACATAAAGGCGCCTACCGTGTGGTGTTCTCTAAATCTGTTGCACTTTAGTGCTCCCCGGTTAATCCCTTAGTCTCTCTCTAAAGCAGGTATGTCCCAGGCCCTAGCAGAGAAGCAGACTGATGCACTTGAAGAGCCACTCTCCACTCTATCATGGGTTCATTCACTCTACAAGACTCTTAGCTCTTACTATGTGCaagcctccccctgccccctggtTAGTGCCAGACACTTCCGCTTCCATCTTGCCGACCTCTCTGCTCCTCCGTCCTCCCCACTTCCTGCCATCGCTCTTGTCCCTTTATGGAACAACAGGTAACCCCTACCACCCAGCTCTAATTGAAGATATTCTCCAGAATTTTAACCTCTGAAGCCTCATGACTTCTGAATCCCAAGCTCTGACAGAAGCTTAAACAGAGGGTTACCTTGCCTGTCCCCAAATGAGGGTAAATGACCCCTTCTTCCCAAACTGCCACCCGGCTCTGCTTGTTTCATGTGGTGGCTGGCGTCACCCCAGCCCTGCACCCCCCTCTGCTTGGAGCCCTCCACCTAAGTGGTACCGggatcacatccacagctggtggACTATCGGCTTCCTCGGGAGCAGCCCCGCCGTCCAGGGCTGGTGGGAGAGGTGGCGGCGAGGGTGGGGGCCCTCTCGGGTTGGTGGCTTCATAGTCCATGAGGAATAGGGGGGCCTCTGGGGCACCAGAGGAGAGCTGGCCTGGGACCATCTCCATAGTCATCTCAGAGGCTGGCAGAGGAACAGGGGGAGGACTCCCATCTGGGGCGCTAGAATAGGCCGATGTGACGGAGAAAGTGCCATCCGAGAGCTCTGAAGGTGAGGAGACACTGCTCAGGCCTGCAAGGGGAGAGAAGGGGGTGTGAGCATAAGGCGCCACTTGCCCCCTCCTCACTCTCCATCTCCCTGGCCTTGCTGCTCTTACCTCCCCATCCCTACAACCTCCTCTCTCCTTGCACTGTCTCCCACCCTCTAGCTTTCCCCTGGCCTGTGCTTCCACCCGCATTCCCCTTAAACCCTCACCAGTGTcggggctggaggagggtggAGACAGGGCAGGTGGGGGCTCAGAAGAAGCTTCCTGTCTTTGCAGTTCCTCCAGGCAGCGGGCGAGGCGCACATGACCCCGGGAATGAGCCACGGATAGGGGCAGGCGGCCCAGAGAGTCAGGAATGCTCAGCGCCTGTCTGTTCCAACGGAAGAGGAGCACAGCAGCCTCCAGATGGCCCAGGGCACAAGCCCACATCTGAGAAGAGGGCAGAAGTGGAGGTAAGGCATGGGCCTAGCCTTACTCCTTCCCTGCATCCCCCAAACGATCTTCTCTGTGAAGAACTGCTCCCGTTTCCCATTGTTCACGTGCACTAGGAACCAGCATCCTCACCAGAGGGGTGCAAGAGAAGTGGTCCACATTGAGTGGGTCAACCTCTTGCTCCAAGTCCAGGCTTCCTGTCTCCACACTCCTGGAGGGTTTGGGAAAGGGACAGTGGAGCCCAGTTAGGGATAAAGGGGGCCCAGTAGGAACTTCGGAATTGAAGGGGCTGGCAAGCACTAAGGTCAGCAGGATGAGTAATCAAAGAGATTAATGATTATAAGGAGGTCAAGAAGTCAGCATTGTAAGTCAGAGGACATTAAAACTCCCCCAAGTGCAAACCCTGTTCCAGCCCCTCTTCCTTCCCACAGTGACCCCAGCTCCCATGGCAGGCCTCCAGTTCCTCCTCAGTCCCTGACACCCTCCTACCCCAACTCCCACCAACCCCAGCTCACCGCCACTGGCTCAGTGTCTCGATGAGGCGGGCATAGCCCTGGGCAGCAGCCAGGTGCAGAAGGCTCATGCCTCGGAAAGGGCTTCCATGGGCCAGACGCTCAGGACCCCTCCAGGTGGAGCGTGGGATCATGTTCTCTACCAGGACCACCACCCGGGcctcgaacccaggcccctggccttCATCCTGCGGTGCACACACCCTCAGGCAGAGACCTGAGCATCCCCAGCCTGGGATGGCCTTAGCCACCCCACCCCTGTCCTCTCAGCTTCCAATTCTGCCCCCTCCCTACAATTCCCATTTTAGGCTCCCACTACCCTGACCTCTGATGGCTGGtcagtcctccctgtccctcaggcAGCTTTCTCCAGCAGCCAGACCTCATGCCTGCATGCCCATGTGGTGCtttcactttggctcagatcAGTGCCATATCCACAGATGGCTTCTCCCCCTCAGAACCTAGAGTCCTCTCCAGCCTTCTTTTCTCAGAGACCTGGAACCCTCAGAGTGCTGAGCCCCGACTTCTTggatcccctcccccaccctcacctccaccctCCTTCAGACCAGAAATAGTCTGAAGCTTGTCATGCCAAGAGGGTGCCCAGAATAGCCACTCCTGccacagggtgggggtgggagcagggtgatgtcacagagaagggaaggggactGGCTGGGACCTGGACAGTGAGGGGAGTCACACAGTAGAGCTGATTTCTACAGGAAGACCCTCCCCCTGCTCCTCACTGTAGAGTGCCCTCATGGATGTACCTGAATTGGAGGGGTgtcaggagcctggcagggggccTGCCCAGCTGCTGCGATCTCTGCCATCCGCTTCTCCATCTGCTCCAGTCGCTCCAGGATGGACATCCGGAACTGGTTGTCTGGGGGGAAGAGGAGTGGGCATGGGGGAGCTCACTGGGCAGGGTCCAGGGGATGCCCTGGGCAACAAAGTCAGATCCTGTCCCAGGGTCTGAGTGACGAAGACACAAGCATAGCCTTTCCTCTTCTCCATACAACGGCCCTttaccctcccctcctccaccttccGAATAGAGCCCCCCAGGACCAGTCCTCAGTCTAGGGCTCTTCATACCACGTGTCCACCTAGGACCTGAATGCAGAACCAAGACTGTGTCCTTCAAGACACAGAGACTGTAGGACTCCTCGCTGGGTGTCCAGCCCCAGTTGCCCcagatctttctctctctgtctcacacacacacacacacacacaaacgcgcGCCCCAGATCTCTCACACATACGTGCATGCACATACGCATACTCCCAGGTGGCTTATTTTGTTCCTTCTTGCCGCAGACACTACCTTTGTCCCCCATGCTGGGGCTGAAGGACTTCAGGGTCCCTCCTCTCTGTTAATCGCTGCCCCAAAGAACTCAGAGACTGATTTGAAAAGcaccaccccctcctcctggCCCCCCGCAGCTGTCCACAAAGAGGAtggcggggaggggaggtgaCAGAGATGGATGGCCAAgtccatttctcctcctcccccaccccatgcaCAAATGCACACATCCCAAGCTATATCTGTCCTCTCCTGAGATCACAAAAGGATGAGGAGGGGAGGCAGAAGGGGGTCAGAGCCGTGGGAAAACAAACAGGTGGAGGCTGGGGATGTTTTGAGATGCCAGGACAGACGGGCAAGAAGGTAGAGAGgggatggtggggaggagggtaaaGAGCTCTGAGCAGAGACTCAGGTATGAGAGCAGAGAGGGGAAGACAAacaaggggaaggagaggagagaaaaagggcaaaggagaaCTGGGGATGTAGAACGAACAAGCAATAGGGAatgaagaaggaaagtgaagacaAAAATCCAAGGAGGAATGGAGAGATGAGAGAGGTAGGAGACATACAGGAGAGATGGTAAAGCACAGGTTAAACAGGAGGAAACGGAGACATGCAAACCTCAAGAAAGAAGCAGGTGCAGAAACAATTCTGAAAGCCACACGAGGGATAACCAGTAAAGGGGACAAACAGCTCTGGatataaacaaatacacacacacgtacacacatgtgtatgtatgtgcatctctgtatataaaaagatatattaaaagtggtgtatttattgagcattgtTACAgggaattttcattttctactttgtgCTTTTCTGTAACTTCAAAATTTTCTATAATTAATGCCTGTCTTTATAACTAGAGGGAAAAACCATAGGaaagtttaaatatattgtgTAGGCacatatacggagaaggcaatggcaacccactccagtactcttgcctggaaaatcccatggatggaggagcctggtaggctgcagtccatggggtcgcacagagtcggacacgactgaagcgacttagcagcagcagcagcagcagcaggaggcacaTACACACTCTTGTATATCCCATGTTTGTTGCTCTGCACTGTCCGGCCCCACCCATGACCTTGATCCCTTCCTATGGACAGGACAAGTGCTGGGACAAAGCCGCCTCCAAGGTTTACAGGGAAGAGGAAGTGAAGGAAATCTGCTCCTTCAGAAATGAGCAAGGAAGCAGGAGTTGGGAAGAGGGGTACAGTGGGGGCAAGGCAGTGGCCACCAGCGTCCAGATGGGCCTAGGAACATGTCATGCTCAAAGGCGGTGGGGTAGAGGGTTAGGAACTTACCGTCCAGTGACAGCCAGTCAAGCTGAGTACTAGGCAGTGACAGGAATCGGCGGGCTCGATACTCAAAGAGCACAGATGCAGAAAGGGGCCCCTCACGCCCTGCCACCTGCAGAGACACCAGCCCAACTTCATGGGCTGGGGAGGGCAAGGATCAGCGAGATGGCTCTCTTTCCTGGGCTCCTCCACCAGAGCCACAGGTGGTCCTTCCACATCCACCTCCCCTACCTGCCCTGTTGTGGCCCCAGAGGCCCCTGGCTCCAGTGGCCTTGGCTCTAAGTGGGGAGGGAATCCCTTTATTTGAGAACTTAATAGCTCCTCTGGGCCAGAGACCCCTTGGGTTCTAGACCCTGTAGTTAAGGATATTGTTCAGCACCAAGGCATAGAAAcagagtcaagagatacctatgGGTGGTTTAGTcaaccaagttgtgtctgactcttgtgaccccatggactgtagccctccaggctcctctttccgtgggactttccaggcaagagtactggagtgggttgccatttccttctccagggaatctccctgagccaggaatagaacccaggtcttctgcattgcaggcagattttttactgactgagccagaTGGAGGTAGGTGTGTAGAGATACCTCTACATATAAACAATTTGATGATGGTAAAATCTCTTATCTCCTAAGATCAAGGTCCAGATGGGGGAAAGGAATTAGCTGCTCACCAACAGGGTCAAGTGAGTGCGGTGTCCCAGGATCTCAATATCTATAGCCTTGAGGATAAAGCCACCAGGCCCTGGTCCCAAGCTTAGAGGCTGAGACCCCTAATTCCCAGCGTCTCTGGCCTCAGCCCCTCTCCTGCTATCTACCACTGAACAGGGCTGCTGAGACTCGGGGAGGACACGCCGACAGAGAGCAGAGCTGTCGGCGTGTCATTCCAGTGGTGCTTGGGGTCCCACAGCAACGCTGCTGAGTGTCAGGTGAGGGGCAAAGCGGGTGGCAAAGGGCAGAGATGAATCTTGGCAATGACATCCAGACCAGTGCTGTCCAAAAGAACTTTCCTCAGTGTTGGAGACATCCTGCATCTGCACTGTCCCCTGCGGGGGCACGAGCACATGTGGTCACTGAGCACCAAAATGTGGTTAGTGTGATGGCAGAGCTGAATTTGAAACTTCATTTAATCTTAACTATTAATTTCAATAGGCACACGTGGCTCatggctaccatactggacagcaCAGGTCTTGAAGCCAATGTCCCTCAGTCTCAGAACTGGTTGGAGGAGACCAACATTTCTCCCTTCTCATTCTCCCAAGAGACTCTCCCTGGACTGGAGTCAGTGGGTCTGGAGAGCCATCAGAGTCCCCTTGGGTCTAATGGCTGATCTTACAGAAGGGGAGGCCAAGGTCCTATGAAAGGAGTAGGCTTATTCAAGATCACCCATCAGCTCAGCAGATTTCTTGGATTAGAATCTAGACCTCTGACACTTCAGCTCAGACTCATCTGCCTGCTGGAGGGCAGTGGTGGGGGGGGCAACCACCAGGCTCAGCCCCAGGACTGGTTGAGGTGGTTACGTTCTCAGGAACAACCCAATACATTTGCTCCTAGTGCTTCCTGGGAGTCCTAACAGTCATGTCTTCTGTCCCTTCTACCACCCCCAGTCCCCATACCGGGACAGTAGCAGCGTAAGACACCAGGCTGGACGAGTGAGGCTGGCACGGCGATGTGATCAAAGACACAGGAGTAATGCTCAGCGGCCTCTGTCCAAGGTCCTGTGATAAGCACCTTGACCCCACCCTGCAGGCAGAAGT
This portion of the Bubalus bubalis isolate 160015118507 breed Murrah chromosome 3, NDDB_SH_1, whole genome shotgun sequence genome encodes:
- the CAMTA2 gene encoding calmodulin-binding transcription activator 2 isoform X1 — encoded protein: MNTKDTTEVAENSHHLKIFLPKKLLECLPRCPLLPPERLRWNTNEEIASYLITFEKHDEWLSCAPKTRPQNGSIILYNRKKVKYRKDGYLWKKRKDGKTTREDHMKLKVQGMEPVSWQCLYGCYVHSSIVPTFHRRCYWLLQNPDIVLVHYLNVPALEDCGKGCSPIFCSISSDRREWLKWSREELLGQLKPMFHGIKWSCGNGTEEFSVEQLVQQILDTHPTKPAPRTHACLCSGGLGSGSLTHKCSSTKHRIISPKVEPRALTLTSVPHPHPPEPPPLIAPLPPELPKAHTSPSSSSSSSSSSGFAEPLEIRPSPPTSRGGSSRGGTAILLLTGLEQRAGGLTPTRHLAPQADPRPPMSLAVVVGSEPSAPPAPPSPAFDPDRFLNSPQRGQTYGGGQGVSPDFPEAEAAHTPCPALEPAAALEPQVATRGLPPQSGAGGRRGNCFFIQDDDSGEELKAQGAAPPVPSPPPSPPPSPAPLEPSGRVGRGEALFGGAGGGSELEPFSLSSFPDLMGELISDEAPSGPAPAPQLSPALSTITDFSPEWSYPEGGVKVLITGPWTEAAEHYSCVFDHIAVPASLVQPGVLRCYCPAHEVGLVSLQVAGREGPLSASVLFEYRARRFLSLPSTQLDWLSLDDNQFRMSILERLEQMEKRMAEIAAAGQAPCQAPDTPPIQDEGQGPGFEARVVVLVENMIPRSTWRGPERLAHGSPFRGMSLLHLAAAQGYARLIETLSQWRSVETGSLDLEQEVDPLNVDHFSCTPLMWACALGHLEAAVLLFRWNRQALSIPDSLGRLPLSVAHSRGHVRLARCLEELQRQEASSEPPPALSPPSSSPDTGLSSVSSPSELSDGTFSVTSAYSSAPDGSPPPVPLPASEMTMEMVPGQLSSGAPEAPLFLMDYEATNPRGPPPSPPPLPPALDGGAAPEEADSPPAVDVIPVDMISLAKQIIEATPERIKREDFVGLSEAGATIRERTGAVGLSETMSWLASYLENVDHFPSSAPPSELPFERGRLAVPPAPSWAEFLSASASGKMESDFALLTLSDHEQRELYEAARVIQTAFRKYKGRRLKEQQEVAAAVIQRCYRKYKQLTWIALKFALYKKMTQAAILIQSKFRSYYEQKRFQQSRRAAVLIQQRYRSYRRRPPGTLPARNKGSFLTKKQDQAARKIMRFLRRCRHRMRELKQNQELEGLPQPGLAT
- the CAMTA2 gene encoding calmodulin-binding transcription activator 2 isoform X3; translation: MNTKDTTEVAENSHHLKIFLPKKLLECLPRCPLLPPERLRWNTNEEIASYLITFEKHDEWLSCAPKTRPQNGSIILYNRKKVKYRKDGYLWKKRKDGKTTREDHMKLKVQGMEPVSWQCLYGCYVHSSIVPTFHRRCYWLLQNPDIVLVHYLNVPALEDCGKGCSPIFCSISSDRREWLKWSREELLGQLKPMFHGIKWSCGNGTEEFSVEQLVQQILDTHPTKPAPRTHACLCSGGLGSGSLTHKCSSTKHRIISPKVEPRALTLTSVPHPHPPEPPPLIAPLPPELPKAHTSPSSSSSSSSSSGFAEPLEIRPSPPTSRGGSSRGGTAILLLTGLEQRAGGLTPTRHLAPQADPRPPMSLAVVVGSEPSAPPAPPSPAFDPDRFLNSPQRGQTYGGGQGVSPDFPEAEAAHTPCPALEPAAALEPQVATRGLPPQSGAGGRRGNCFFIQDDDSGEELKAQGAAPPVPSPPPSPPPSPAPLEPSGRVGRGEALFGGAGGGSELEPFSLSSFPDLMGELISDEAPSGPAPAPQLSPALSTITDFSPEWSYPEGGVKVLITGPWTEAAEHYSCVFDHIAVPASLVQPGVLRCYCPAHEVGLVSLQVAGREGPLSASVLFEYRARRFLSLPSTQLDWLSLDDNQFRMSILERLEQMEKRMAEIAAAGQAPCQAPDTPPIQDEGQGPGFEARVVVLVENMIPRSTWRGPERLAHGSPFRGMSLLHLAAAQGYARLIETLSQWRSVETGSLDLEQEVDPLNVDHFSCTPLMWACALGHLEAAVLLFRWNRQALSIPDSLGRLPLSVAHSRGHVRLARCLEELQRQEASSEPPPALSPPSSSPDTGLSSVSSPSELSDGTFSVTSAYSSAPDGSPPPVPLPASEMTMEMVPGQLSSGAPEAPLFLMDYEATNPRGPPPSPPPLPPALDGGAAPEEADSPPAVDVIPVDMISLAKQIIEATPERIKREDFVGLSEAGATIRERTGAVGLSETMSWLASYLENVDHFPSSAPPSELPFERGRLAVPPAPSWAEFLSASASGKMESDFALLTLSDHEQRELYEAARVIQTAFRKYKGRRLKEQQEVAAAVIQRCYRKYKQFALYKKMTQAAILIQSKFRSYYEQKRFQQSRRAAVLIQQRYRSYRRRPPGTLPARNKGSFLTKKQDQAARKIMRFLRRCRHRMRELKQNQELEGLPQPGLAT
- the CAMTA2 gene encoding calmodulin-binding transcription activator 2 isoform X6; its protein translation is MFHGIKWSCGNGTEEFSVEQLVQQILDTHPTKPAPRTHACLCSGGLGSGSLTHKCSSTKHRIISPKVEPRALTLTSVPHPHPPEPPPLIAPLPPELPKAHTSPSSSSSSSSSSGFAEPLEIRPSPPTSRGGSSRGGTAILLLTGLEQRAGGLTPTRHLAPQADPRPPMSLAVVVGSEPSAPPAPPSPAFDPDRFLNSPQRGQTYGGGQGVSPDFPEAEAAHTPCPALEPAAALEPQVATRGLPPQSGAGGRRGNCFFIQDDDSGEELKAQGAAPPVPSPPPSPPPSPAPLEPSGRVGRGEALFGGAGGGSELEPFSLSSFPDLMGELISDEAPSGPAPAPQLSPALSTITDFSPEWSYPEGGVKVLITGPWTEAAEHYSCVFDHIAVPASLVQPGVLRCYCPAHEVGLVSLQVAGREGPLSASVLFEYRARRFLSLPSTQLDWLSLDDNQFRMSILERLEQMEKRMAEIAAAGQAPCQAPDTPPIQDEGQGPGFEARVVVLVENMIPRSTWRGPERLAHGSPFRGMSLLHLAAAQGYARLIETLSQWRSVETGSLDLEQEVDPLNVDHFSCTPLMWACALGHLEAAVLLFRWNRQALSIPDSLGRLPLSVAHSRGHVRLARCLEELQRQEASSEPPPALSPPSSSPDTGLSSVSSPSELSDGTFSVTSAYSSAPDGSPPPVPLPASEMTMEMVPGQLSSGAPEAPLFLMDYEATNPRGPPPSPPPLPPALDGGAAPEEADSPPAVDVIPVDMISLAKQIIEATPERIKREDFVGLSEAGATIRERTGAVGLSETMSWLASYLENVDHFPSSAPPSELPFERGRLAVPPAPSWAEFLSASASGKMESDFALLTLSDHEQRELYEAARVIQTAFRKYKGRRLKEQQEVAAAVIQRCYRKYKQLTWIALKFALYKKMTQAAILIQSKFRSYYEQKRFQQSRRAAVLIQQRYRSYRRRPPGTLPARNKGSFLTKKQDQAARKIMRFLRRCRHRMRELKQNQELEGLPQPGLAT